The genome window CGTGGTGCCGATGTGGCTCGGGGCCTGGGTGAGGCCTGCGGGCTTGGATTGATCGTTCATGGCGCGTCCTCCTTGGCGTGGTGATAATAGTTGAAAATGTAACTAACAAGGGGCATCACAGGGGTATGAGCTTTGATCTGACAAATTTTCTACCCTACCTGCTGAACCAGGCCGCCGAGGCTGCGAGCCTTGATTTTCAACGGGAATACAAGGCCCGCTACGGGATGCTGCGCACCGAATGGCGGGTGCTGTTTCATCTCGGGCGCTATGGCGACATGTCGGCGCGCGACATCGTCGAGCGGGCGATGATTCACAAAACCAAGGTAAGCCGGGCGGTGGCCGCTTTGGAGGCGCGGCGGTTTTTGACGCGGGAAGGCGTGGAGGAGGATCGGCGGCGGGAGGTGCTTTCGCTCACGGCGCAGGGGCGGGAGGCCTTTGGGGTGCTGACCGGCTTGGCCGAGACCCATGACGCGGGGTTGCTGAAGGGGGTTTCGGCGGAGGATGCGGCGGTGGTGCGGCGGGTGCTGCGCCAGATAGCGGGGCTTTAGGGACCTTCAGGCCGTGCTCGGCCCTCGGCCAGATGCGCGTGTGCTTTCGCGTATTCGTCCAGCTTTTCCGCCACTTGCGGGGCCGGCGGGGCGGAGCGCCTTGTGGCCATGTCGATGTGCAGCAAGAGCTGGGTGCAGGTGGCGGAGAGGGTTTCGCCAACCCACATCTCGTGGTGCATCCGCAGCTTCTTGCCCTCGGCCAGCAGAACCGTGGTGCGCACCTCGCAGGCCTGCCCGGCGTGAACCTCGGCCAGATAGCGGATGTGATTGTCGACGGTGAACCAGCTGGCGCCCTGCGCGCCGGGGCTGTCGGGGCCCATGCCGATGGCGACGAGGATGGTGTCGCCCGCGTCCGACCAGAGCTGGCCGTAGCGGCTTTCGTTCATGTGGCCGTTGTAGTCTGTCCAGTCGATCGGGATGGTGCGGCGCAGGGTGACGAGCGGCTCGGGGCCGGGGGGCGGAGGCGGCGGCGCTAGGGATTTATCGTGCGTGTTCAGGTGCTTGCCTGCCGCGGTGCCCTGTTGCTTGAGGGCACGAAGGAGGGCGACGAGGTTGTTGTCGCGCTGGGTGGTCAGCTCGGCGGTGCTGAGGTGGCCGGATTGGGCGTCGGACTGGTTGGCGATCTTTGCGACCAGTTCGGCGTCGAGGTCGGGCACCTCGGTGAGGTGGCTCCAGGGCCACTTGAGCGCCGGGCCGAACTGGGCGAGGAACTGGGCAAAGCCGCCATCGCCGCCGCCGAGGCGGTAGGTTTCAAACAGGCCCATTTGCGCCCATCGCAGGCCGAAGCCCATGCGGATCGCCTCGTCGATCTGCTCGGTGGTGGCGATGCCGTCCTTGACCAGCCAGAGCGCCTCGCGCCAGAGGGATTCGAGCAGGCGATCGGCGATGTGGCCGTCGATTTCGGCTGCGATCTCAAGGGGATACATGCCGATGCTCCGCAGGGTCCGGGCCGCGGCAGCGGTATCTTGTCCGACCAGCTCGACCAGCGGGAGCAGGTAGACCGGGTTGAAGGGATGGGCGACGAGAATGCGGCCCTGCCCGCCGTTGAGCGCGGTGGGGGTGAAGCCGGAGGTGGAGGAGGCGAGGATGGCCGCGGCGGGCGCCTTCGCGAGCACGCGGCCCCAGATTTCATGTTTGAGATCAAGGCGTTCGGGGGCGCTTTCCTGCACCCATGACGCGCCGTCGACGGCGGCTTCGAGCGAGGTCATCTCGAGCTTGCCCTCGGGCGGCAGGGCGACCTCGGAGAGCATGGGCAGGCAGCGGCGGGCGGCCTGCAGCGTGGCGCTCAGCCGGGCCTCGGCGCCGGGAGCGGGGTCGTGCACGGCGACATGCCACCCGGCGAGCAGAAAGCGGGCGGCCCAGCCTGCGCCGATGACGCCAGTGCCGAGGATGGCCGCCTTGGGCGCGTCGCTCACGGACACTTGGTGAAATGGGTCATGAACCCGTCATCCCACCAGAACAGCGTGGTGTCGTTTTCGACCATGAAGATCGCGTCGATCTCGTAGGCCTCGCCTTCGCCCATGCAGGACATGTTCACATCCCAGGAGTCTCCGGCGGCAAGCGGTGCGGCTGAGATAATGTCGCAGCCGTTTTCGTAGCCCATGAACTCGGTGTCCGCGAGGTAGATCGGCGCCTGTTCCTGCTCGCCGGTCGTGCCCGAGCACCAGGCCGGATCGGCGGCCCAATAACCGGCCCATGGTGGAATTTCGGCGGCGGCGGGCGTGGCGAGGCAGGCGAGGGCGACAAACGCGGGAAACTTGCGGGTCATGAGCAATATCTCCGAAAGAGTTTAAATTCGGTTTAAATGGGTGATCTCTTCACCAGGCCGAGGCTATCGCGCATTTCGCCAGCCGTCATCACCCGGGCCCCGAGGCTTTCGACAATGGTGACGGCGCGCTCGACGAGCTGGGCGTTGGTGGCGAGTTCTCCGCGCGAAATCATCAGGTTGTCTTCCAGACCGACGCGCACGTGGCCGCCGGCCAGCACGGCGGCGGCGACATAGGGCATCTGATCGCGGCCAAGCGAGAAGGCGGAAAAGGTCCAGCCTTCGGGGATGCCGGCGACCATGGCGTTGAAGGTGGTCAGATCGTTCGGGGCACCCCACGGCACGCCCATGCAGAGCTGCACGAGGGCGGGGGCGAGCATTGCGCCCTCATCGACGAGCTGGCGGGCGAGCCAGAGGTGGCCGGTGTCGAAGGCCTCGATCTCGGGCTTCACGCCGAGGGCGGTCATGGCGCGGGCCATTTCGCGCAGCATGC of Oceanicola sp. 502str15 contains these proteins:
- a CDS encoding 3-keto-5-aminohexanoate cleavage protein, with the protein product MPLNMSREVFVTCALTGAGGTQDRSPHIPRSPKQIAEAARDAALAGAACVHVHVRDPETGVPSHDLALFRETVERIRDLEPDLVINLTCGFGGDVFFGPPSQPLPISQKSTVLSAEERVAHVADCLPEICTLDCGTMNFAENDYVMTNTPGMLREMARAMTALGVKPEIEAFDTGHLWLARQLVDEGAMLAPALVQLCMGVPWGAPNDLTTFNAMVAGIPEGWTFSAFSLGRDQMPYVAAAVLAGGHVRVGLEDNLMISRGELATNAQLVERAVTIVESLGARVMTAGEMRDSLGLVKRSPI
- a CDS encoding MarR family winged helix-turn-helix transcriptional regulator gives rise to the protein MSFDLTNFLPYLLNQAAEAASLDFQREYKARYGMLRTEWRVLFHLGRYGDMSARDIVERAMIHKTKVSRAVAALEARRFLTREGVEEDRRREVLSLTAQGREAFGVLTGLAETHDAGLLKGVSAEDAAVVRRVLRQIAGL
- a CDS encoding 3-hydroxyacyl-CoA dehydrogenase NAD-binding domain-containing protein gives rise to the protein MSDAPKAAILGTGVIGAGWAARFLLAGWHVAVHDPAPGAEARLSATLQAARRCLPMLSEVALPPEGKLEMTSLEAAVDGASWVQESAPERLDLKHEIWGRVLAKAPAAAILASSTSGFTPTALNGGQGRILVAHPFNPVYLLPLVELVGQDTAAAARTLRSIGMYPLEIAAEIDGHIADRLLESLWREALWLVKDGIATTEQIDEAIRMGFGLRWAQMGLFETYRLGGGDGGFAQFLAQFGPALKWPWSHLTEVPDLDAELVAKIANQSDAQSGHLSTAELTTQRDNNLVALLRALKQQGTAAGKHLNTHDKSLAPPPPPPGPEPLVTLRRTIPIDWTDYNGHMNESRYGQLWSDAGDTILVAIGMGPDSPGAQGASWFTVDNHIRYLAEVHAGQACEVRTTVLLAEGKKLRMHHEMWVGETLSATCTQLLLHIDMATRRSAPPAPQVAEKLDEYAKAHAHLAEGRARPEGP